One Pontibacter deserti genomic region harbors:
- the purD gene encoding phosphoribosylamine--glycine ligase has protein sequence MNVLIIGSGAREHTIAWKLSQSEYCDKVFVAPGNAGTMKFGTHATVDIHNFEEVAKFATDFNIMMLIVGQENSLVEGIHDYFQEKEYLRHILVIGPKKVGAMLEGSKDFCKAFLQKYNIPTARYQTFTEDNYRDAVEYLRTHSYPVVLKADGLAAGKGVIISPDFEHALDALEGMLRNKRFGKAGTKVVIEEFLEGIEVSVFILTDGKEYVLLPEAKDYKRIGEGDAGLNTGGMGAISPVPFADEVFMQKVKERVIEPTIKGLQQEGIEYTGFLFIGLIKVNNEPFVIEYNVRLGDPETEAILPRIKSDLFELFKALHDHTLGSYKLEVDPRTAATVFLVSGGYPEGFEKGKEIFGLDKVSPDVLVFHAGTKLVNEKLVNSGGRVIAVTALGDTMDEALAKANAAAETITWQDRYYRHDIGFDLRQETV, from the coding sequence ATGAATGTACTGATAATTGGATCCGGAGCCCGCGAGCACACTATTGCCTGGAAACTGAGCCAGAGCGAGTATTGTGATAAAGTTTTTGTGGCCCCTGGCAACGCCGGAACAATGAAATTTGGAACCCACGCCACTGTAGATATCCATAATTTTGAAGAAGTAGCCAAATTTGCCACTGACTTTAATATTATGATGCTGATAGTAGGCCAGGAGAACTCGCTGGTAGAAGGTATACACGACTATTTTCAGGAGAAAGAATACCTGCGCCACATCCTGGTTATTGGTCCTAAAAAGGTTGGTGCTATGCTGGAAGGCAGTAAAGACTTTTGTAAAGCTTTCCTGCAGAAGTATAACATCCCGACTGCCCGTTACCAGACTTTCACAGAAGATAATTACCGTGATGCTGTAGAATATTTGCGTACCCATAGCTACCCGGTAGTGTTAAAAGCCGATGGCTTGGCTGCCGGTAAAGGTGTTATCATTTCTCCTGATTTTGAGCATGCCCTGGATGCCCTGGAAGGAATGCTTCGTAACAAGCGTTTTGGTAAAGCTGGTACCAAGGTAGTGATCGAGGAGTTTCTGGAAGGTATAGAAGTGTCGGTGTTTATACTTACCGATGGCAAAGAATATGTGCTGCTACCCGAAGCCAAAGATTATAAGCGCATAGGTGAGGGAGATGCCGGCCTGAACACCGGCGGTATGGGAGCAATCTCACCGGTACCATTTGCCGACGAAGTATTTATGCAAAAGGTAAAGGAACGCGTAATTGAGCCAACTATAAAAGGCCTGCAGCAGGAAGGTATAGAATACACCGGTTTCCTGTTTATTGGCCTGATAAAAGTTAACAATGAGCCCTTTGTAATTGAGTACAATGTACGCCTTGGCGACCCTGAAACCGAAGCTATACTTCCGCGCATTAAATCAGACCTGTTTGAGCTGTTTAAAGCACTACACGACCATACCTTAGGTAGTTATAAACTGGAAGTAGATCCGCGTACGGCAGCTACGGTTTTCTTAGTATCAGGTGGGTATCCGGAAGGCTTTGAGAAAGGAAAAGAAATTTTTGGCTTGGATAAAGTAAGCCCGGATGTGCTGGTGTTCCATGCAGGTACCAAACTGGTAAATGAGAAATTAGTGAATAGCGGTGGACGCGTAATAGCTGTAACTGCCCTTGGTGATACGATGGATGAAGCACTGGCAAAAGCAAACGCCGCCGCCGAAACTATAACCTGGCAGGACCGCTACTACCGCCACGATATCGGTTTTGACCTGCGCCAGGAAACTGTATAG
- a CDS encoding BrxA/BrxB family bacilliredoxin produces MYPEYMVAPIREDLTSVGFEQLMTPEEVEQVLSSKEGTVLVAVNSVCGCAASKARPALKMAVAASDQKPDKMITVFAGMETEAVAKAREYMLPYPPSSPSIALFKNGELVHMIERYHIEGNELNRIVDNLKGAFEAYC; encoded by the coding sequence ATGTATCCTGAATATATGGTTGCCCCTATCCGCGAGGATCTTACTTCTGTGGGTTTTGAGCAACTAATGACTCCTGAGGAAGTAGAGCAAGTATTATCTTCTAAAGAAGGAACAGTATTAGTAGCTGTAAACTCTGTATGCGGATGCGCGGCATCTAAGGCACGCCCTGCCCTTAAAATGGCTGTAGCAGCTTCTGACCAGAAGCCTGATAAAATGATCACGGTATTTGCAGGTATGGAAACTGAAGCGGTTGCCAAAGCTCGTGAGTACATGCTGCCTTATCCTCCATCATCACCATCTATTGCTTTGTTTAAGAACGGTGAGCTGGTGCACATGATAGAGCGTTACCACATTGAGGGCAACGAGCTTAACCGCATCGTGGATAACCTGAAAGGTGCTTTTGAGGCTTACTGCTAA